GCACCCGCGGTGCCGGCAGCAGCGCCTCGCCGCGCCGGTGGTGGTACGCCGGCGGCGGGCTGCTGGCCGCCGCCGCGGTCGTGACGGCCGTGGCCGTGCTCGGCGGCGGTCCCGCCGACGACCGGGCGGTCGACCCGGCCGCACCGTCCGTGGCGCGACCGGCCGTGACCGCCGACGTGGAGCTCTACTGGCTGGGCACCACCCCCCAGGGGCCGCGGCTCTACCGGGAGCTGACCGAGGTGGTCGTCGCCCCCGGCGAGAACAAGCTCGCGGCCGCGGTGCGCGCCGTCGTCGAGGGCAGCCCCGACGACCCGGACTACCGCTCCGCCTGGGACGGCCACCTCGTGGAGTCGGTCGAGCAGGACGCCGACGGCTCCGTCGACGTCCTGCTGACCCGGGGCGGGTCGACTCCGCGCAGCGGCGCCCTCGGGGCCCGGCAGATCGCCCACACCGCCTGGGACGTCCTCGGGGAGCGGGTGGAGGTCAGCATCGAGACCAGCGACCCGTCCGGTCCGTCCGAGGGCGTAGGGGTGGGACCGGACGGCAACGACCTCGGCGTGCTCGCCCTGGTGAGCATCGACTCACCCGCCGAGGGCCAGCAGGTGAGCGGCACGTTCACCGCGACCGGGCGCGCGTCGTCGTTCGAGGCGACGGTGCCGTGGGAGGTCCGCGACGCCGCGGACGAGGTGGTCCTGGACGGCTTCGCCACCGCCGAGGGCTGGATGGACCGGCTCTACCCCTGGGCGGCCGAGGTCGACGTCTCGGGCCTCGCACCAGGCACCTACACGTTCGTCGCCATGACCAGCGACCCCTCCGGCGGCGAGTCGGGCGGGCCGTTCACCGACACACGGGCCATCGTGGTCCCGTGAGCACGAGGGAGAGCACCATGACCACACCGACCACCCCCACCCGCAGCCGCCGTACCGGCCGCGCGCGGCTGCACCGATCGCTGGCAGGCGCTGCGACGGCTGCCCTGGCGCTCGGCGTCCTGGCCGGCTGCGGCGACAACGACGGCGACCGCGCCGACGACCCCGCCCCGGCGGGCAGCACCAGCAGCCCGACGGCCGGCGAGACGGAGCCCTCCGTCAGCACGGAGCCGTCGCCCACGGCGAGCGAGCCCGCGACGCAGGAGCCTGAGGAGACCAGCACCGTGCCGGTCTACTACGTGGGTGACAGCCCGATGGGCCCGCGGCTGTACCGCGAGTTCCGCAAGGTCAGCGGCGACCCCGCGCTCGGGGCCGCCGACATGGTGGCCGCCGGCGTGCCCGCCGACCCCGACTACCGCGCGGCGTTCCCCGTCGACGGCAGCTTCTCGTCGGTCCGCCTCGACGAGGCCGCCGACCTGATCATCGCGCAGGTGCCCGACGACCGCTGGGCCGACCGGCCCGCGGGGACGTCGAAGAAGCAGGCCCGCCTGGCCATGCAGGCGCTCGTCTACACCGTCCAGGGTGCGCTCCAGAGCCGCGCGCCCGTGCAGGTCGTCGGCGAGCCCGACGGACCCGCCGTGCCGATGTTCGGCATCGCCACCGGCGGCGGCGTCAAGAACAAGTCCCAGCTCGATGTGCTGGCTCTGGTCAGCGTCACCAGCCCGGAGTCCGACGCCGAGGTGTCCGGCACCTTCACCGCCAGCGGTGTCGCGTCGTCGTTCGAGGCCACCGTGCCGTGGCAGGTGCGCGACGCCTCGGGTGCCGTGGTCGTCGACGGCTTCGCCACCGCGGAGGGCTGGATGGACCGGCTCTACCCGTGGTCCAGCGAGGTCGACGTCTCCGGCCTCGAGCCGGGTGAGTACACGTTCGCGGCGATGACCGACGACCCCACGGGCGGCGCCGAGGGGCCCGGCCCGTTCGAGGACACCAAGGTGATCAGCGTCGGCTGAGCCCGACGACGTACGAGGCGGCGGGCCCGCCGCGGCTACAGGTCGCGGTGGACCTCGCTGGCCGGCGGGGTGGCCGGCGACCTGTTGAGGTTGATGATCGCCAGGGCCAGGCCGCCCCAGATCACCAGCATCGCCACCACCATCATCACGATCGCTGACGTGCTCATCGCTGCACTCCTTCCTGGGTGCTCGTGGGACCTGTCCGTTCCTCGACCGGGCCGTCGACCGTGGCCTCGTCGCGCCAGCGCAGCCGCGCCAGCACGAAGCCGACCACGATCACCGCGAGCGCCGAGCCCCAGCCGAACACGGCCAGCATCCAGGTCGGGAACGGCGCCGTCGGGTCGCCGTACGGCGTCTGCACGTCGGTGATGAACGAGTCGACGAGCACGTATGTCAGCGCCAGCGGGGTGACCACCCCGACCAGGGCACGCCACCACAGCCCGATGTGCACCGAGGTGTGGTCGTTGAGGTGGGCGGCCAGCATCGGCAGCGCCTTGAGGCCCCACACGACGACGACCATCGAGACCACCGCGACCAGCAGGATGCCGAACTGGTTGATGAAGTGGTCGACGATGTCGAGCACGTGCAGGCCGCTCGTGGTGCCGAGGAACAGCACGCTCACCAGGGCCATGGGCAGCGCCACCACCAGCGTGGCGGCGACCCGCTCGAGCTCGAACTTGTCGCGCACCGCGGAGATGACGACCTCGGTGATCGAGATCAGCGACGTCAGGCCGGCGATGACCAGCGAGGCGAAGAACAGGACACCGATCAAGGCCCCCGCCGGTGCCTCGTTGATGATCGCCGGGAAGGCGATGAAGGCCAGGCCCACGCCGCTCGAGGCGACCTCACCGACCTCCTGGCCCTGGTCCTGGGCCATGAAGCCGAGGGCGGAGAAGACGCCGATGCCGGCGAGCAGCTCGAAGCCGGAGTTGGAGAACCCGACGACGAGACCCGCACCGGGCATGTCGGTGTGGCGGCGCACGTACGACGAGTAGGTGATCATGATGCCGAAGCCGATCGACAGCGAGAAGAAGATCTGGCCGAAGGCCGCGGCCCACACGCTCGGTTCAGCCAGGGCGCTCCAGCTGGGCTCGAAGAGCGCCTCGAGGCCCTGTCCGGCACCGGGAAGGAACAGCGCGACCACGACGAGCGCGCCGAAGCTGAGCACCAAGATCGGGATGAAGACCGCCGCCGTGGCGCCGATGCCCTTCTGCACACCGAGCGCCAGCAGGCCGATGACCAGGGCCCACACCACGACCAGCGGGATCAGCACGCCGGCGACCGGGGTCGCGCTGACCCCCGGCTCGCTGGTCTGCAGGAACTCCCCGATGAAGAAGTCGCCGGGCTTGGCACCCCAGGACTTGTTGAAGGAGAAGAACGTGTAGCGCACCGCCCAGGCCAGCACGGCGGCGTAGTAGATCGCGATGACGGCGCAGATGCCGACCTGCCACCACCCGATGCCCTCCGCGCCGCGACGCATCCGGGCGAAGGAGAGCGGCGGCGAGCCGCGGAACTTGTGGCCGATGCCGTAGTCGAGCAGCAGGAACGGGATGCCGGCCGTGAGCAGCGCGACCAGGTAGGGGATGACGAACGCTCCCCCGCCGTTCTCGTAGGCGACGTAGGGGAAGCGCCAGATGTTGCCCAGCCCCACGGCCGAGCCGATCGCCGCCAGGATGAACACCCGGCGGGACGAGAAGGCGCCGCGGCGCTTCTCCTCCGCGACGGCAGCGGACGCGCTCACAGGACCTCCCGAAGACGATGGTGACGACCACCACACCCTAGGCCTCCTGGTCGGCACCGGTCACGCCGGCAAACCCGCTGCCCGTCGTTCACCGCCCAGATGGGGTGATGATCGAGCTGGCCGGTCTCGGGGCGCCGAAGGTCAGTGAGTTCGCGATCATCGAGTACGGCACCGCGCTCGGGATGTCGAGCGACGCCGCGGTGCGCTACGTCGCCCACGTCGTCGAGATCCGCTACCGCCTCCCGCGCCTGCACGCCAGGTCGTGGCCGGCCGGGTGCCGGTGTGGCGATCCAGCCGTGTCGCCGAAGCCACCCTCGGACTCCCGCTGGACGGTGCCGCGTTCGTCGACCAGCACCTCGCCCCCGTCGCCGCCACCCTCTCCTACGCCGGGATCGACCGACTCGTCGAAGAAGCCCGAGCCCGCTTCGACCCCGAGGAAGCCGAGGAACGGCTACTCATCGCGGCCGAGACCCGCAACCTCGCCATCCACCTCGCCTCCGCCACCGCCGGTGGCCAACAGGTCGACGGCACCGTCGACATCACCGGCTGCCTCGACCTCGCCGACGCCCTCGACCTCACTGGCGACGACTCCGCAGCCCGGGTGCCCGCACGCCAGGTCGTGCTCAACGTCCACCTCACCGACCAAGCCCTGCGCGGAGTCGACCCCACCACCACCGGCGCCGGCATCCACCTCGCCCGCATCGAGGAGACCCGCAGCCTCATCACCCTCGACCAGGTCACCGAGTGGCTCCGCGTCCCCGGCACCCAGGTCGCCTGGCGCACCGTCACCGACCTGCCCAGCAGCGTCCGTGGCGGCATCGACGCCGAGGCGTTCGAGCACCCCTTCCGCACCCAGCCGACCGCGCCGGACCACGCACGCAGGCATCACCGATCACCAGCCAAGACATCCACTGGTTCGCCGACCACCCCGGACTCCAGGCCTTCCAACGCCGGTCCGTCGACCTCACGTCGACCGAGGCGGTCGACACCTACGAGATCCCCGAACGCCTCGCCGAGCAGACCCGCCAACGCCACCCGCGCTGCAGCTTCCCGCACTGCACCCGACGGGCGCGACGCCGCAAGCCGGACGAGACCCACACCGCCTGGCACTACCGGCCCACCCCCACCGGGTTCCTCTGGACCAGCCCGCACGGCTACCAGTACCTCGTCGAACCCCTCACCACCACCGACCTCGGCCAAGCACCCCGCCCCGGCGCCCCACCACCGACCTGACCACCCAGGACCCCCCTCGGGTCGGCCAGCGTCACGCCCTGCCCGGCAGCGCTGAGGCTCAGGACCAGCGCGGGGTGCGGGAGAGCAGGGCGGCGGTGGCGGCCAGGCCGGCGGTGGAGGTCCGCAGCACCTCGGCACCCAGCCGGACGGAGCGGGCGCCGGCGGCGACGAAGGCGGTGAGCTCGTCGGGGGCGATGCCGCCCTCGGGCCCGACGACGACCACGAGGTGGCCCTCGGCGGGGACGAGGAGATCGGCGAGGGAGTCCGTGGCGTCCTCGTGCAGGACGACAGCGAGGTCGGCGCCGGCCAGCAGGGCCACGACCTCGGCAGTACTGGCCATCGGGTCGACCTCGGGGTGCCAGGCCCGACGGGCCTGCTTGGCGGCCTCGCGGGCGGTGGAGCGCCAGCGGGCCACCGACTTGGCGGCGCGCTCGCCCTTCCAGACCGCGACCGAGCGCGACGCGGCCCACGGCACGATCCGGGCCACCCCGACCTCGGTGAGCACCTCGACCGCGAGCTCGCCCCGGTCCCCCTTGGGCAGCGCCTGCACGACCGTCACCGAGGGAGCGGGCTCGGGCGCCGTCTCGACGTCGAGCGCCTCGACGACGAAGACCCTCTTGCCGGTGCTGGTGACCTCGCCACGCACCGAGACGCCGCGACCGTCGGTGAGCACGACCTGCTCACCCACGCGCAGGCGCCGCACGGCGACCGCGTGGTGGGCCTCGTCGCCCTCGACCGTGACCTCGGACCCGACCCGCGCCTCGGCGAGCGTCGGCACCAGGTGCACCGGCAGGGACACCCCAGCCCCTCAGTGCGCGTTGAAGGCGTCGCGGAGCCGACCGAAGACCGACTTCGGGCCCCCCGGGTGGACCTGCCCGTCGGGAGCCTCCTCGCCGCGCAGCGCGGCCAGCTCGCGCAGCAGCTCCTCCTGGCGGGCGTCGAGGCGACCGGGGGTCTCGACGGCGACGGTGACGACCAGGTCGCCCCGCCCGCCGCGCAACCCGGGTACGCCGCGCCCGCGCAGCACCTGCTCCATGCCCGACTGGGTGCCCGGTCGGACCTCGAGCTCGAAGGACGTCTCGAGCGCGGGGTCGCTGTCCTCGGAGGCGACGTCGGCCTCGAGCGTCGGGATCGTCAGCGTGGTGCCCAGCGCGGCCGCGGTCATCGGCACCGTGACCGTGCAGTGCAGGTCGTTGCCCTGACGCGTGAAGACGTCGTGCGGCGCCACGTGGATCTCGACGTAGAGGTCGCCGGCGGGACCACCACCGGGCCCGACCTCGCCCTCCTCGGAGAGCTGGACCCGGGTGCCGGTGTCGACGCCCGCGGGGATCTTCACACTCAGGGCGCGACGCGAGCGGACCCGGCCGTCACCGGAGCACTCGCGGCACGGGTCGGGGATGACCGAGCCGAAGCCGCGGCAGGCCGCG
This Nocardioides dokdonensis FR1436 DNA region includes the following protein-coding sequences:
- a CDS encoding Gmad2 immunoglobulin-like domain-containing protein, coding for MNAHDPRSDADLTRLLSEAVDGVEPTDSLGEIRARTRGAGSSASPRRWWYAGGGLLAAAAVVTAVAVLGGGPADDRAVDPAAPSVARPAVTADVELYWLGTTPQGPRLYRELTEVVVAPGENKLAAAVRAVVEGSPDDPDYRSAWDGHLVESVEQDADGSVDVLLTRGGSTPRSGALGARQIAHTAWDVLGERVEVSIETSDPSGPSEGVGVGPDGNDLGVLALVSIDSPAEGQQVSGTFTATGRASSFEATVPWEVRDAADEVVLDGFATAEGWMDRLYPWAAEVDVSGLAPGTYTFVAMTSDPSGGESGGPFTDTRAIVVP
- a CDS encoding Gmad2 immunoglobulin-like domain-containing protein, with the protein product MTTPTTPTRSRRTGRARLHRSLAGAATAALALGVLAGCGDNDGDRADDPAPAGSTSSPTAGETEPSVSTEPSPTASEPATQEPEETSTVPVYYVGDSPMGPRLYREFRKVSGDPALGAADMVAAGVPADPDYRAAFPVDGSFSSVRLDEAADLIIAQVPDDRWADRPAGTSKKQARLAMQALVYTVQGALQSRAPVQVVGEPDGPAVPMFGIATGGGVKNKSQLDVLALVSVTSPESDAEVSGTFTASGVASSFEATVPWQVRDASGAVVVDGFATAEGWMDRLYPWSSEVDVSGLEPGEYTFAAMTDDPTGGAEGPGPFEDTKVISVG
- a CDS encoding methionine/alanine import family NSS transporter small subunit, with amino-acid sequence MSTSAIVMMVVAMLVIWGGLALAIINLNRSPATPPASEVHRDL
- a CDS encoding sodium-dependent transporter, which encodes MSASAAVAEEKRRGAFSSRRVFILAAIGSAVGLGNIWRFPYVAYENGGGAFVIPYLVALLTAGIPFLLLDYGIGHKFRGSPPLSFARMRRGAEGIGWWQVGICAVIAIYYAAVLAWAVRYTFFSFNKSWGAKPGDFFIGEFLQTSEPGVSATPVAGVLIPLVVVWALVIGLLALGVQKGIGATAAVFIPILVLSFGALVVVALFLPGAGQGLEALFEPSWSALAEPSVWAAAFGQIFFSLSIGFGIMITYSSYVRRHTDMPGAGLVVGFSNSGFELLAGIGVFSALGFMAQDQGQEVGEVASSGVGLAFIAFPAIINEAPAGALIGVLFFASLVIAGLTSLISITEVVISAVRDKFELERVAATLVVALPMALVSVLFLGTTSGLHVLDIVDHFINQFGILLVAVVSMVVVVWGLKALPMLAAHLNDHTSVHIGLWWRALVGVVTPLALTYVLVDSFITDVQTPYGDPTAPFPTWMLAVFGWGSALAVIVVGFVLARLRWRDEATVDGPVEERTGPTSTQEGVQR
- a CDS encoding 16S rRNA (uracil(1498)-N(3))-methyltransferase, which gives rise to MSLPVHLVPTLAEARVGSEVTVEGDEAHHAVAVRRLRVGEQVVLTDGRGVSVRGEVTSTGKRVFVVEALDVETAPEPAPSVTVVQALPKGDRGELAVEVLTEVGVARIVPWAASRSVAVWKGERAAKSVARWRSTAREAAKQARRAWHPEVDPMASTAEVVALLAGADLAVVLHEDATDSLADLLVPAEGHLVVVVGPEGGIAPDELTAFVAAGARSVRLGAEVLRTSTAGLAATAALLSRTPRWS
- the dnaJ gene encoding molecular chaperone DnaJ translates to MSQDLYDLLGVSRDADADAIKKAYRKAARQHHPDVNPDPASKEKFGEVSRAYEVLSDPQKRAAYDRGGDPFGGAGAGGFGQGAGFSFTDIMDAFFGGGGQGGGQGRGPRPRVRRGQDALIRIEIELAEAAFGVTHELKVDTAVTCTTCGGDGAAAGSHPIPCETCGGHGEVAHVQRSFLGEVRTLRPCAACRGFGSVIPDPCRECSGDGRVRSRRALSVKIPAGVDTGTRVQLSEEGEVGPGGGPAGDLYVEIHVAPHDVFTRQGNDLHCTVTVPMTAAALGTTLTIPTLEADVASEDSDPALETSFELEVRPGTQSGMEQVLRGRGVPGLRGGRGDLVVTVAVETPGRLDARQEELLRELAALRGEEAPDGQVHPGGPKSVFGRLRDAFNAH